In one Vibrio sp. VB16 genomic region, the following are encoded:
- the trpCF gene encoding bifunctional indole-3-glycerol-phosphate synthase TrpC/phosphoribosylanthranilate isomerase TrpF, protein MSEHITKQNREMAEVLANIVRDKRVWVKERKASQPLSTFKDQLIPSDRDFYAALSKDKTAFILECKKASPSKGLIRDDFDLDYIASVYANHASAISVLTDEKYFQGSFDFLPQVRSQAPQPILCKDFMIDTYQVYLARHYNADAILLMLSVLNDEEYVELADVAHSLGLGILTETSNEEEVNRAIALKAKVVGINNRNLRDLSTDLNRTRELAPLLPKGTTIISESGIYTNQQVRALKQYANGFLIGSSLMAKDNLELTVRSVLLGDNKVCGLTHANDAAIVYQAGAVYGGLIFAEKSKRKVDLEAARLVMSGAPLNYVGVFQNQSQDFVVDIANTLKLTAVQLHGDENQAYISAIREKLSDDCAIWKAYGVTDSIPELITSDVSRHLLDSKVGTQSGGTGQSFDWSLISTTNDIMLAGGLSPQNVKQAAALGCLGLDLNSGVESAPGKKDPELVKQAFTEIKNY, encoded by the coding sequence ATGTCTGAACATATCACTAAACAGAATCGTGAAATGGCAGAAGTACTCGCCAACATAGTTCGAGATAAACGAGTGTGGGTTAAGGAAAGAAAAGCATCTCAACCCTTATCGACATTCAAGGATCAGCTTATCCCTTCTGATCGTGATTTTTATGCTGCGCTATCAAAGGACAAGACGGCATTTATTCTTGAATGTAAGAAGGCTTCGCCGTCAAAAGGGCTCATTAGAGACGACTTTGACCTCGACTATATTGCCTCGGTCTATGCTAACCATGCCAGCGCGATTTCAGTGTTGACCGATGAGAAATATTTTCAAGGAAGCTTTGATTTTCTACCTCAGGTCCGCTCACAGGCACCACAACCCATCTTGTGTAAAGATTTTATGATAGACACCTATCAAGTCTATCTCGCCCGTCATTACAATGCCGATGCCATATTGCTGATGCTTTCTGTTCTTAACGACGAAGAGTATGTAGAGCTTGCTGATGTTGCCCATTCTCTTGGCCTTGGAATCTTAACGGAAACCAGTAATGAGGAAGAAGTAAACCGCGCTATTGCCTTAAAAGCAAAAGTGGTTGGTATCAATAATCGAAATCTAAGAGATCTCTCTACCGACCTAAACCGGACTCGCGAGCTCGCGCCGTTATTGCCAAAAGGAACAACGATTATTTCTGAGTCTGGTATCTATACCAACCAGCAAGTTAGAGCGCTGAAGCAATACGCCAATGGTTTTTTAATCGGCAGTTCACTGATGGCAAAAGATAACCTTGAACTTACCGTACGCAGCGTGTTGCTTGGAGATAATAAAGTGTGCGGATTAACCCATGCCAATGATGCTGCCATCGTTTATCAAGCTGGAGCAGTATATGGCGGGCTTATCTTTGCCGAAAAATCGAAGCGCAAGGTTGACTTGGAAGCCGCACGGTTAGTCATGAGTGGTGCACCGCTCAATTACGTCGGTGTATTTCAAAACCAATCGCAAGACTTCGTTGTCGATATTGCGAATACACTCAAGCTAACAGCCGTTCAGCTACATGGCGACGAAAACCAAGCCTACATATCGGCGATTAGAGAAAAATTATCCGATGACTGTGCTATTTGGAAGGCGTATGGTGTCACTGACTCTATACCAGAACTAATAACGTCAGACGTGTCACGTCACTTGCTCGATAGCAAGGTAGGCACGCAGTCTGGTGGTACAGGACAAAGCTTTGACTGGTCGTTGATTAGCACAACCAATGACATCATGCTAGCGGGTGGCCTTTCACCGCAAAATGTTAAACAAGCGGCCGCGTTAGGTTGCCTTGGTTTAGACCTTAATTCTGGCGTTGAATCCGCACCCGGGAAAAAAGATCCAGAACTCGTTAAGCAAGCATTTACAGAAATTAAAAATTATTAA
- the trpB gene encoding tryptophan synthase subunit beta, whose amino-acid sequence MAKLDAYFGEYGGQYVPQILVPALDQLEDEFIKSQNDPEFQAEFMTLLQEYAGRPTALTLTRNLTKGTKSKLYLKREDLLHGGAHKTNQVLGQALLAKRMGKKEIIAETGAGQHGVATALACALLNLKCRVYMGAKDIERQSPNVFRMKLMGATVIPVHSGSSTLKDACNEALRDWSATYEDAHYLLGTAAGPHPFPTIVREFQRIIGEETKNQILAREGRLPDALIACVGGGSNAIGMFADFIEEPNVRLIGVEPAGKGIDTNQHGAPLKHGKTGIYFGMKSPLMQDENGQIEESYSVSAGLDFPSVGPQHAHLHATGRAEYDSVTDDEALEAFQELARSEGIIPALESAHALAHALKMVRDNPEKEQLLVVNLSGRGDKDIFTVHDILESKGAL is encoded by the coding sequence ATGGCTAAATTAGACGCCTATTTTGGTGAGTATGGTGGGCAATACGTACCACAAATCTTGGTACCCGCTCTGGATCAGCTAGAAGACGAGTTTATCAAATCACAGAATGACCCCGAGTTTCAGGCGGAATTTATGACGTTACTTCAGGAGTATGCTGGCCGACCAACGGCATTGACCCTGACACGTAACCTGACGAAAGGAACCAAGTCTAAACTCTACCTAAAACGTGAAGATTTATTGCACGGTGGTGCGCACAAAACCAACCAAGTTCTTGGTCAGGCACTGCTTGCCAAACGTATGGGTAAAAAAGAGATAATCGCAGAAACAGGTGCAGGCCAACACGGCGTCGCCACGGCTCTGGCTTGTGCGCTGCTTAACCTAAAGTGTCGCGTTTATATGGGCGCAAAGGACATTGAGCGTCAAAGTCCCAATGTGTTCAGAATGAAACTCATGGGGGCAACCGTCATCCCTGTCCACTCAGGTTCATCTACTTTAAAAGACGCGTGTAATGAAGCGCTACGTGACTGGTCTGCTACCTATGAAGATGCACACTACCTGTTAGGTACCGCTGCTGGACCTCATCCTTTTCCAACTATTGTGCGTGAATTCCAACGCATTATCGGTGAAGAGACTAAGAACCAAATTTTGGCTCGCGAAGGCCGATTACCTGATGCGCTGATCGCATGCGTTGGCGGTGGCTCAAATGCTATCGGTATGTTTGCAGATTTCATCGAAGAACCGAATGTAAGGTTGATTGGTGTAGAACCCGCAGGCAAAGGCATCGATACAAACCAACATGGTGCCCCACTGAAACATGGAAAAACCGGTATCTACTTCGGTATGAAATCGCCATTAATGCAAGATGAAAACGGCCAAATAGAAGAGTCTTACTCCGTTTCAGCAGGCTTGGATTTCCCATCAGTAGGACCACAACACGCGCATCTCCACGCAACAGGTCGTGCTGAATATGATTCCGTTACGGATGACGAAGCATTGGAAGCGTTCCAGGAGCTGGCAAGGAGCGAAGGTATTATCCCGGCCCTTGAATCGGCCCATGCCCTTGCTCACGCATTAAAAATGGTGAGGGACAACCCAGAGAAAGAACAGTTATTAGTAGTCAATTTGTCCGGTCGAGGTGACAAAGACATCTTCACTGTTCACGACATATTAGAATCAAAAGGAGCTCTGTAA
- the trpA gene encoding tryptophan synthase subunit alpha, producing MDRYQLLFQRLADKNEGAFVPFVTVGDPNPELSLQIMENLVDAGADALELGIPFSDPLADGPTIQGANMRALESGVTPSICFELIGKIRAKHPELPIGLLMYANLVFSRGIDSFYKHCSEAGIDSVLIADVPTNESAEFTEAAKKYGVKPIFIAPPTASNETLQAVAELGGGYTYLLSRSGVTGAETKANMPVSHLMERLNQYDAPPALLGFGISQPEQVKEAVAAGAAGAISGSAVVKIIETNVDNPDKMLAELTAFITPMKAATIQ from the coding sequence ATGGATCGCTATCAATTACTTTTCCAGCGCTTAGCCGATAAGAATGAAGGGGCTTTTGTCCCATTCGTCACCGTTGGCGACCCAAACCCTGAACTGTCTCTACAGATAATGGAAAACCTCGTAGATGCAGGCGCTGATGCGTTAGAATTAGGCATCCCTTTTTCGGATCCTTTAGCGGATGGGCCAACCATTCAGGGTGCGAATATGCGCGCACTGGAATCTGGAGTGACACCCAGTATCTGTTTTGAGTTAATTGGCAAGATACGCGCCAAACACCCTGAATTACCTATCGGGTTACTGATGTACGCTAACTTGGTTTTTTCCCGAGGCATAGACAGTTTTTACAAACATTGCTCGGAAGCGGGTATCGACTCTGTACTCATTGCAGACGTGCCAACTAATGAGAGTGCCGAGTTTACCGAAGCGGCAAAAAAATACGGTGTGAAACCTATCTTTATCGCGCCACCGACTGCAAGTAACGAGACACTTCAAGCTGTGGCAGAGCTTGGTGGCGGATATACCTATCTACTGTCTCGTTCTGGTGTAACAGGCGCTGAAACAAAAGCAAACATGCCCGTATCCCATCTGATGGAACGTCTTAATCAATACGATGCCCCGCCTGCTCTACTTGGTTTTGGTATATCTCAACCAGAGCAGGTTAAAGAGGCAGTTGCCGCCGGTGCCGCCGGTGCTATTTCTGGGTCTGCTGTTGTGAAAATCATTGAAACCAATGTAGACAATCCGGATAAAATGCTCGCTGAACTGACCGCATTTATTACGCCGATGAAAGCGGCGACAATACAATAG
- the trpD gene encoding anthranilate phosphoribosyltransferase produces the protein MQAIINKLYDQVSLTQDESHSLFDSIIKGEMDPMLLAAVLTALKIKGETPDEIAGAASALLANASPFPRPEYDFADIVGTGGDGSNTINISTTAAFVAAACGVKVAKHGNRGVSSKSGSSDLLDSFGINLAMSAEDTAKAVDDLGVAFLFAPQYHGGVRHAMPVRQAMKTRTIFNILGPLINPARPPIELMGVYDAALVRPIAETIAKMGLKRAAVVHGSGLDEVAIHGETMVAEIINGKITEYTLSPSDFGVNTHPLDAIKGGEPEENRAIITDILTGKGTEAQVSAVAVNVALLLRLFGQEDLKVNTQKAIEAMNSGKAYELVKQLAERG, from the coding sequence ATGCAAGCGATAATTAACAAACTATACGATCAAGTTTCCTTGACTCAAGACGAAAGCCACAGCCTGTTCGATTCCATCATCAAGGGTGAAATGGATCCAATGTTGCTCGCCGCAGTACTGACGGCTTTAAAAATCAAAGGGGAAACACCAGACGAAATTGCTGGTGCGGCGTCCGCATTACTCGCTAATGCTAGCCCATTTCCAAGGCCAGAATACGATTTTGCTGATATTGTTGGTACCGGTGGAGATGGTTCAAATACCATTAATATCTCAACGACAGCGGCGTTTGTCGCCGCAGCTTGTGGTGTAAAGGTCGCAAAACACGGCAACCGTGGTGTATCAAGTAAATCAGGTTCGTCAGATTTACTCGACTCGTTTGGCATAAATCTAGCGATGAGTGCAGAAGATACCGCTAAAGCCGTTGATGATTTAGGCGTTGCCTTCTTGTTTGCTCCCCAATATCACGGTGGCGTCCGCCATGCGATGCCAGTTAGGCAAGCGATGAAAACACGCACAATATTTAATATCCTTGGTCCCCTCATTAACCCTGCTCGTCCACCCATTGAATTAATGGGTGTTTACGACGCAGCGCTGGTTCGTCCAATCGCAGAAACTATCGCTAAGATGGGGCTAAAACGCGCTGCCGTTGTACACGGTAGTGGCCTAGACGAAGTAGCCATTCATGGCGAAACCATGGTCGCAGAGATCATCAATGGGAAAATAACCGAATACACGTTGTCACCATCAGATTTTGGTGTAAATACACACCCACTAGACGCCATCAAAGGTGGCGAACCAGAAGAGAATCGAGCCATTATTACCGACATACTTACGGGCAAAGGCACTGAAGCACAGGTTTCTGCGGTTGCTGTAAACGTCGCATTGTTGCTCCGACTTTTTGGTCAAGAGGATTTAAAAGTAAATACACAAAAAGCAATCGAAGCAATGAACTCAGGAAAGGCTTACGAACTTGTTAAACAATTGGCAGAAAGAGGCTAA
- a CDS encoding aminodeoxychorismate/anthranilate synthase component II: MANLVFIDNFDSFTYNLVDQFRSLGHNVTIYRNNIAATTIEIAIAQLNNPVIILSPGPGAPSDAGSMPELLQLMKGKVPIIGICLGHQAIVEAYGGTVEGAGEIVHGKVSMMEHQSHKVYQELPSPLAVARYHSLVATSVPEDLTITAHANGLVMSVVHEQDRVCGYQFHPESIMTTYGATLLANTIQWALD, translated from the coding sequence ATGGCGAATTTAGTGTTCATCGACAACTTTGATTCCTTCACTTACAACCTAGTGGATCAATTCCGTTCTCTCGGACATAACGTGACGATATATCGTAATAATATCGCTGCCACAACCATTGAAATTGCCATCGCTCAATTAAACAACCCTGTCATTATTCTGTCTCCCGGCCCCGGTGCACCTTCCGACGCAGGGAGTATGCCCGAGTTACTTCAGTTAATGAAAGGTAAAGTGCCCATCATAGGGATCTGCCTAGGGCATCAAGCAATCGTAGAAGCATACGGAGGCACAGTTGAAGGCGCTGGCGAGATTGTCCATGGAAAAGTATCAATGATGGAACACCAAAGTCACAAGGTTTATCAGGAGTTACCATCACCACTTGCCGTCGCTCGATACCACTCTTTGGTTGCGACGTCCGTACCAGAAGATCTAACGATTACCGCCCATGCAAATGGTTTGGTCATGTCGGTGGTTCACGAGCAAGACAGAGTATGTGGGTACCAATTTCATCCTGAATCAATTATGACGACTTACGGCGCCACCTTGTTAGCCAACACAATCCAATGGGCTTTAGATTAG
- a CDS encoding anthranilate synthase component 1, translating into MNKAIQITQKGKLDVISLSVPYSEDPTRLFQVLCADKTNSLLLESADIDSKEDLKSMLLIDAAVRVVCNGHHVEMQPLSLNGINALARIASHVTANVAINKEGENLQLDFPQADTNIDEDSRLKEASSFDALRIIQHSFDTENKDTFALFIGGLFSYDLVANFEPLGHAEQTNSCPDYVFYLAETLMVIDHQSQTCLVQGSVFDGTEASTNQIQQRLTEICDHSEDPAPLRDTVKLKACEATPSVLDEDFCQTVRDLKQYVIKGDVFQVVPSRRFTLPCPSPLGSYKGLKKSNPSPYMFYMHDELFTLFGASPESALKYSSETNQVEIYPIAGTRRRGKNPDGSINLDLDGRIELDLRSDMKENAEHMMLVDLARNDVARISTAGTRHVADLLKVDRYSHVMHLVSRVVGQLRDDLDALHAYQACMNMGTLTGAPKIRAMQLIRDVEKVRRGSYGGAVGYFTGQGDLDTCIVIRAAYVEDGIAQVQAGAGVVYDSDPQAEADETRGKAQAVISAIQLAHTE; encoded by the coding sequence CTGTGTGCGGACAAAACAAATAGCCTCCTTTTAGAATCAGCGGATATCGATTCAAAAGAAGATCTAAAGAGCATGTTGTTGATAGATGCGGCTGTGCGCGTGGTTTGCAATGGGCACCATGTTGAGATGCAACCACTGTCTCTAAATGGCATTAACGCCTTAGCGCGAATTGCTTCACATGTCACCGCAAATGTTGCCATCAATAAAGAGGGTGAAAACCTACAACTAGATTTTCCTCAAGCTGACACAAATATAGATGAAGACAGCCGTTTAAAAGAGGCGTCTTCATTCGATGCTTTGCGTATTATTCAACACAGCTTTGATACCGAGAATAAGGACACCTTCGCTTTATTTATTGGTGGGCTTTTCTCGTACGATTTGGTTGCGAACTTCGAACCTCTAGGCCATGCTGAACAAACGAACAGCTGTCCAGATTATGTCTTTTACTTAGCCGAAACACTGATGGTTATAGACCACCAATCGCAGACCTGTTTGGTTCAGGGATCTGTATTTGATGGTACAGAAGCATCCACTAACCAAATACAACAACGGTTAACGGAAATCTGTGACCACAGTGAAGACCCCGCACCTTTGCGAGATACCGTTAAATTAAAGGCGTGCGAAGCGACCCCGAGTGTATTAGACGAAGACTTTTGTCAAACGGTTCGCGATCTAAAACAATATGTGATTAAAGGTGATGTTTTTCAGGTCGTCCCTTCGAGAAGATTCACATTGCCCTGCCCCTCGCCTTTGGGCTCCTATAAAGGGCTCAAAAAAAGCAATCCTAGCCCTTATATGTTCTACATGCATGACGAGCTGTTTACCCTTTTCGGCGCGTCACCAGAAAGTGCACTAAAATATTCCTCTGAAACCAATCAAGTGGAAATATATCCCATTGCTGGGACTCGACGTCGCGGCAAAAATCCGGATGGTTCCATTAACTTAGATTTAGATGGCCGTATTGAACTCGACCTCCGTAGTGATATGAAAGAAAACGCTGAACATATGATGTTGGTAGATTTAGCAAGGAATGATGTTGCTCGTATTAGTACTGCAGGTACACGCCACGTGGCGGACCTTTTAAAGGTGGATAGATACAGCCATGTCATGCACTTGGTCTCTCGCGTCGTTGGTCAACTTCGCGATGACTTAGACGCGCTGCATGCTTACCAAGCCTGCATGAACATGGGTACGCTAACTGGCGCACCAAAAATTCGCGCAATGCAGCTTATCCGGGACGTTGAAAAAGTGCGACGTGGCAGCTACGGAGGCGCCGTTGGTTATTTCACCGGACAAGGCGACCTAGACACCTGTATTGTTATCCGAGCCGCTTATGTAGAAGATGGTATTGCACAAGTACAGGCGGGTGCAGGCGTAGTCTACGATTCAGACCCTCAAGCCGAAGCCGACGAGACTCGCGGTAAAGCGCAGGCGGTTATTTCCGCTATCCAACTCGCACATACGGAGTAA
- a CDS encoding septation protein A, whose amino-acid sequence MKQLIDFIPLIIFFALYKMYDIYVATGALIVATAIQIVLTYFLYKKVEKMQLITFAIVAVFGGMTLFFHDDNFIKWKVTIVYSLFSLGLLVTHLMGKPVIKGMLGKEIALPDAVWAKINWAWMVFFALCALLNIYVAFSLPLDVWVNFKVFGLLAATFGFTLLTGIYIYKHLPKEESK is encoded by the coding sequence ATGAAACAACTTATTGATTTTATTCCATTAATTATATTTTTCGCGCTCTACAAAATGTACGACATCTATGTCGCTACAGGTGCATTGATAGTGGCTACGGCGATTCAAATCGTATTGACCTACTTTCTTTATAAAAAAGTAGAAAAAATGCAATTAATTACGTTTGCAATAGTGGCTGTGTTTGGCGGTATGACACTCTTTTTCCACGACGACAACTTCATCAAGTGGAAGGTAACCATTGTTTACTCTTTATTTTCTCTAGGATTGCTCGTCACGCACCTAATGGGAAAACCAGTAATCAAAGGGATGCTCGGTAAAGAGATAGCATTGCCTGACGCCGTTTGGGCAAAAATCAACTGGGCTTGGATGGTATTTTTCGCACTTTGTGCGCTGTTAAATATCTATGTGGCTTTCAGTTTACCCCTTGATGTTTGGGTGAATTTTAAAGTATTTGGTTTGCTTGCCGCCACATTTGGCTTTACCCTCTTAACGGGTATCTATATCTATAAGCACCTTCCGAAAGAAGAGTCGAAATAA